The Mytilus trossulus isolate FHL-02 chromosome 3, PNRI_Mtr1.1.1.hap1, whole genome shotgun sequence genome contains a region encoding:
- the LOC134709434 gene encoding uncharacterized protein LOC134709434 produces MNSLTQVEIEYYRDAFKFFDRDKKGYITAEDFDKALRRMGNTIPTEEEVQNLLKEYDINGDGKVTFEEMVVMTVKRKQNEDEDPESRKLFDKFDSNKDGYLNREELVEVLAQLGPRLSSTDVEEILRDYDENHDGLIQFSEFEKMLIQ; encoded by the exons atgaaTTCGTTAACACAAGTGGAAATAGAAT ATTACAGAGACGCTTTTAAGTTCTTTGACAGAGACAAGAAAGGCTACATTACCGCCGAGGACTTTGATAAAGCTCTGCGACGCATGGGTAACACCATTCCAACGGAAGAGGAAGTTCAAAATTTGTTAAAGGAATACGATATAAATG gtGATGGGAAGGTCACATTCGAGGAAATGGTTGTTATGACTGTCAAACGGAAACAAAATGAGGATGAAGACCCAGAAAGCAGGAAACTATTCGATAAATTTGATAGCAATAAAGATGGTTATTTAAACAGAGAAGAACTTGTTGAAGTTTTAGCTCAGTTAGGACCCAGATTATCATCTACAGATGTGGAAGAGATTTTACGAGATTATGACGAGAATCATGACGGTCTAATACAGTTTTCAG AATTTGAGAAGATGCTGATACAGTGA